The Faecalibacterium sp. I3-3-89 sequence AAGTTGCTCTTGACGTAGAAAAACAGGGGCACGCCCACCACGGGCAGGATGGCGATGGTGACCATCCATGTGATCTTGGCGCTGTTGTCCATCCGGCTGTTGAGGATGTAGACCACCATGAAGACCGATACCGCAACGCTGCCGCCGAAGTAATGGGGCAGCAGGGTGCCGAACCACCGGAAGACGCCCCACAGCACCCCGACCTGCAGCAGCATCAGCAGCAGCACCAGCCCGAAGCGGCTGAAGATGGCGTGGACGATCCCCTTCTGGCCCTTTTTCAGGAGCCGGAGGCCGCCGTCCTCAAACTGCTGCATCCGGTCTTTCATGTTCTGCGAAAAGTTTTCCTTCTTCATGCTTCTCCTTTCGGGCGGAGGGTGACGGCAAACATCCCCTGCGCCGCGTGGCAGTCCTCCACCAGCTGCTTGGGCTGGGGGCAGACGCCGTGGTCGTGCCATGGGTCGTTGAACCAGTAATTTTCCTCGTCATAGCCCACCAGCAGCAGACAGTGCTCGTTGCACTTCCATGCAAAGTCGGTGCCGTCGGCCAGCAGCCAGTGGTCCCGCTTCTCGGGCACAGGCTGGAAGTCCAGCGTGGCCCAGAACACCACCGGCATCCCTGCGTCGAGGTAGCTGCACAGCTGGGCCGCCGTCTTGCCGCTCTCGTCCACGACCTCGAACCGGTCGGCTGCGCCCTCGTGCTCCAAGGCGCTGTTCAGCGCTTTCACGATGCAGGGCGCGTAGCAGCCGTAGCCGGTGTGGTCGTGGGGGTCTCCGGGGTAGACCTGCCACGGGTCGGGGCCGTAGAGCCTGCCGTCCTGCTCCCAGTAGGGGGCGTGGGGCAGGTCGCGGGCGATGAAGGTATCGGGGTCGATGCCGATGCCCACAGCCTGCAGCAGCATGACACTGCTGATGCTCTCGCAGCCGTTGACCCAGCGCTCGGTCTGGTCGATGTACGGGGCAGGAACGATTTTTTTCATCAAAATGCCTCCCAGCAGGTATTCGGCCCTGTCAAAACAGAGCGAAATGTGTTATTATGTAGGGTAAGGATATTATACCCCATTTGGGGGATTTTTTCTACCACAATCGGCACGCGGAGGTTTTTGGAACATGAACAATCTCATCATCGGCATCGCAGGCGGCTCCGGCAGCGGCAAGACCACTCTGGCCTGTCGGCTCAAGGCCCTTTTCGGGGAGGACGAAGTGCGCCTCATCTCCCACGACAGCTACTACAAGCGCCACGACGAGCTGCCCTTTGAGGAGCGCTGCAAGCTGAACTATGACCACCCGGACGCCTTCGACAACGCCCTGCTCATCTACCACTTACAGGAGCTGAAGGCCGGCCGCGCCATCGACTGCCCGGTGTACGACTACGCCGACCACAACCGCAGCAACGAGGTGCAGCACATCGAGCCGGCCCCCGTCCTCATCGTGGAGGGCATCCTGCCCTTCGTGGAGCCGGAGCTGTGCGCCATGTTCGACTATAAGATCTTCGTGGACACCGACGCCGACGAGCGCATCCTGCGCCGTCTGGTGCGGGACGTCAAGGAGCGCGGCCGCTCCCTCGACAGCGTCATCCATCAGTATCTCACCACCGTCAAGCCCATGCACGAGGCTTTCGTCGAGCCGAGCAAGCGGAACGCCGACATCATCGTCCCCAATGGCGGCGAGAACACCACCGCCATCGAGATGCTGGCCCACCACATCCGCAGCCTCATCGAGAAAGCAAATATGCTCTGAGCTGCTCTACCGCAAAAAACCGGGATCCCTGACGGGACCCCGGTTTTTTCGTTCCTGTGGTCAATTCTTGATGGAGGTACGCACCAGCGCACGCTTGAGGCGGGCCTGTGCCATCTCGTACTCGCGGCGGTCGAGATCCTTGCGGGCCAGAAGCTCTTCGGCACGCTTTTTCGCCGCCTCGGCGCGGGCGTGGTCGATCTGCTCGGCCCACTCCCATGTGGTGGCCACCAGACGCACCTCCCCGTCCAGCACGGTGAGCATCCCGCCCATGCAGGCGGCACAGCGGCGCTGGCCGTCGGCATCGACGATGTGCGCCTCACCCATGCCCAGCGCGGTGCAGTAGTCGCCGTGCTTGGCCAGAATGGCGAGGTCGCCGTCGATGGCGCGGCAGACCACACGCTCGGCCTGCCCCTCAAAGGCGCAGCCGTCCGGTGTGACCACCGTCAGATGAAAGGTCGTCATGGTTTACCCCTTCTTCGCCTTAGCGAACACATCGTCGATGGTGCCCGCGAACAGGAAGGCGCTCTCGGGCAGGTCGTCGCACTCGCCGTTCAGGATCATGCGGAAGCCGCGCAGCGTCTCCTTCAGCGGGACGTACTGGCCGGGCATACCGGTAAACTGCTCTGCAACGTGGAAGCTCTGGCTCAGGAAGCGCTGCACCTTGCGGGCGCGGCTGACCGTGCGCTTGTCTTCCTCGCTCAGCTCGTCCATGCCCATGATGGCGATGATGTCCTGCAGCTCTTTGTAGCGCTGCAGCACCTTCTGGACGGCGCGGGCGATCTCATAATGCTCCTGACCCACGACCTCCGGGCTGAGGATGCGGCTGGTGGAGTCCAGCGGGTCCACAGCGGGGTAGATGCCCTGAGAGGCGATGTCGCGGCTCAGAACGGTGGTGGCATCCAGATGGGTGAAGGTGGTGGCAGGGGCCGGGTCGGTCAGGTCGTCGGCGGGGACGTAGACGGCCTGCACCGAGGTGATGGAACCCTTGCGGGTGGAGGTGATGCG is a genomic window containing:
- a CDS encoding C39 family peptidase, with product MKKIVPAPYIDQTERWVNGCESISSVMLLQAVGIGIDPDTFIARDLPHAPYWEQDGRLYGPDPWQVYPGDPHDHTGYGCYAPCIVKALNSALEHEGAADRFEVVDESGKTAAQLCSYLDAGMPVVFWATLDFQPVPEKRDHWLLADGTDFAWKCNEHCLLLVGYDEENYWFNDPWHDHGVCPQPKQLVEDCHAAQGMFAVTLRPKGEA
- the udk gene encoding uridine kinase, whose translation is MNNLIIGIAGGSGSGKTTLACRLKALFGEDEVRLISHDSYYKRHDELPFEERCKLNYDHPDAFDNALLIYHLQELKAGRAIDCPVYDYADHNRSNEVQHIEPAPVLIVEGILPFVEPELCAMFDYKIFVDTDADERILRRLVRDVKERGRSLDSVIHQYLTTVKPMHEAFVEPSKRNADIIVPNGGENTTAIEMLAHHIRSLIEKANML
- the atpC gene encoding ATP synthase F1 subunit epsilon; this translates as MTTFHLTVVTPDGCAFEGQAERVVCRAIDGDLAILAKHGDYCTALGMGEAHIVDADGQRRCAACMGGMLTVLDGEVRLVATTWEWAEQIDHARAEAAKKRAEELLARKDLDRREYEMAQARLKRALVRTSIKN